The genome window GTTTTGCCTTGCTGCGGTCTGGCTTCAGGAAGCCGGCGGAGTTGACGGCCACGCACGAATTCGCAGGTCACGCTCCGGTGCTTGTCATGATCGGCGGAACGGATGCTTTTGGCTTTCTGCCGAGAGTCTTGGAGGCGTTGTCGGATATCGGTTCGACTTCGATCGCCCCAGTCGTCGTTTCCCCGCATGAGGTCGATTTGCAGGCGTTTGGAGCAGGGCGTGTCTTGCGACGGATCAGCTCGGCCGAGATGGCGGCTTGGATGCGTTTTTGCTCCTTGGGGATTATTGGTTGCGGATCAAGCTTGTACGAAGCTGCGGCGATGGAATTGCCTTTCGTTGGGCTCAGCATCGTCGACAATCAAACGGCAACCGCTCGCAAAGTGCAGTCGCTCTGGGGGATGCCGGTCTTTCATTTTGAGGAAAGCGAGGCCGGGGATCTGCAGGCGCTGGCTGGCTCTGTCCAAGCTTTGCTTGTTCGGGACCGAGTTCCGTATTCAAAGGTGGATACGAAGGGAGCGAGCCGCGTCGTCGACGCCCTAGAGGTCCTGCTCGCCAAGCGGAGTTCCCGCTGAAAGGGAGCGTTTGGCTTTTTGTCCAATGAGCTGCTCCCAAAACTTAGGGGCAAGTCCGGTGGAGGGTCGAACGATGCGGAGGTTCTCAACGCTGAAAACCTCTCCTGCCTGGATGTCGGCGCTGGCATAGATCGAGCGCCGGAAGTGGGTCTGCTTCTGGTCTTGGATGCTGCAACCGATCGTTGGGGATCCGAGGGCGGCGTGGGCGCGGCGTGTTTGGGTCACGAGCGAGGCGAGCTCCGGAGGCTCGAGGGAGAAGCCAGCGTCGATCCCGCCAGCGGCTCTGGAATCGGTGACGTGTTTCTCGATCAAGCGGGCTCCTAGGGCTACGGATGCGATGGCGATCTCGTTGGTAAGCGTGTGATCCGACAAGCCGGTCGAGCAATCGAACCGCTGGGCGATGCTTTGCATGGAGCGAAGATTGAAGCCCTCCGGTTCGCTGGGGTAGGCGGAGACGCATTTAAGGAGAACGACCTCGGCGGCTCCGTTGTTCCGCAAGGTGGATACGGCTTCTTCGATTTCCGTCTCAGTGGCCATGCCGGTGCTGAGGACGACGGGTTTGCCGGTTTGGGCGGTACGTTTCAGCAGCGGAATATGGGTGAGCTCGAAGGATGAGATCTTGTAGAGTTCGGGTTGGATCGCGCTCTCCAGGAAATCGACGGCTGACTCGTCGAAGGGAGTACTGAAAATTTCGATACCGAGCTGGCGCGCGAAATCGGCTAGGGGAGCGTGCCATTCGTAGGGCGTGCAGGCTTCTCCGTAGAGTTCGTAGAGGCGACGGCCATGCCAGAGTCCTCCCTGCACGGTGAACTCCTCGCTATCGCTGTCGAGCGTGATGCTGTCGGGCGTGTAGGTCTGCAGCTTGACGGCATCGGCTCCCGCTTTTGCGGCGGCAGCGATTATTCGTTTTGCGGTTTCGATGTCTTGTCCGTGGTTGCCGGACAGTTCGGCGACGATGAGAGGCGGCGTCTCTGGATCGCGGATACGGTCGATCAGGGACATAGGCCTAGTCCAATGTTTGCTCTTGGTATCGCCGCACCAGATCTTTGATTTGTTCGATACTTAGCTGATCGGGATTGGTCTCGCTGGAATAGCTGAAACCTGTCGGGCATTGCTTGCCTTGGTGAACTTTGTCGCCGGTGTAGTTCCAATAGGGTTGGGAAGGGTGTATGATGAAGCGGTCCTTTTGCTCGGTGGTTTGTCTGGCTTCGTCTTCGGGCACCATGGCTTCGTGCAATTTCTCGCCGGGACGCAGGCCGATGACGTTGATCTTGGCTTCTGGGGCCACTGCCTTTGCGAGGTCGCCGAGGGAGCAGCTTGGGATTTTTGGGATAAAGATTTCCCCGCCGACCATGTCGTTCAGTGATCGCAGGGCAAAGTTGACTCCTGCTCCCACGGTGATGACGAAGCGGGTCATTTCGGGCTTGGTGATGGTCAGGGTACCTTCTTCCTTTTGCTTGAGGAAGAGGGGAATCACGGAACCGCGACTACCGATGACATTTCCGTAGCGGACCACGGAGAAGCGAGTTCCGCCTTTGCCGGAGTAGTTGTTGGCGGAGATGAAGACCTTGTCGGAGCAAAGCTTGGTGGCCCCGTAGAGGTTGATGGGGTTTACGGCTTTGTCGGTGGAAAGGGCGATGACCTTCTTGACGCCGGTAGCGATGGCGGCGTCCACCACGTTCATCGCCCCATTGATGTTGGTCTTGATGAACTCGTGAGGGTTGTACTCCGCTGCGGGCACTTGCTTGAGGGCTGCGGCGTGGATGACGTAGTCGACGTCCGTCATGGCGCGGGCGAGTCGTTCCTTGTCGCGCACGTCGCCGATGAAGTAGCGGATGTTCTTGCCGGAAAAGGCCGGATTGGTGGCCATGTCGTACTGCTTCAGCTCGTCCCGCGAGAGGATGATGATTTTGGCGGGAGTGCCGTACTTGAGCAGTTCGTGGCAGCAGCGTTTCCCGAAGGAGCCTGTGCCGCCAGTGATGAGGATTGTTTTGCCTTCGAGCATGCTACGGGGATGGAAATCAGAGGAGGGGACGATTCGATGAAATATTGGGCATTTCCCTTAAGGAGCGAGGAGGAGGGAGGCTCTTTGAATTTCGTTTTACAATTTATGCTTTCGTATTTGTTTCAATCCTCTTCTAAATAGCTACCTTAATAAGTCATCGGGGCTAGTGGCTGCTGAGTCGCCCCAAGCAATCCCAACCAACTTCGCTCGTACACACTATATGTCTTTGGAAAGAATACTCATCCTCGATGATGAGCTCGTGATTCGCAAAGCCTTAGAAGAACAGCTCCGCCGCAAGCGGTTTTCTGTTTGCAGTGTGGGGACCCTGGGGGAAGCGGACGAGCATTTGTCCAAGGATGAGTACGACTTGCTTTTCGTGGACGTGCACCTCCCGGACGGAAACGGCACGGAGCTTCTGGAGCGGGTCTCC of Pelagicoccus enzymogenes contains these proteins:
- the pseI gene encoding pseudaminic acid synthase; amino-acid sequence: MSLIDRIRDPETPPLIVAELSGNHGQDIETAKRIIAAAAKAGADAVKLQTYTPDSITLDSDSEEFTVQGGLWHGRRLYELYGEACTPYEWHAPLADFARQLGIEIFSTPFDESAVDFLESAIQPELYKISSFELTHIPLLKRTAQTGKPVVLSTGMATETEIEEAVSTLRNNGAAEVVLLKCVSAYPSEPEGFNLRSMQSIAQRFDCSTGLSDHTLTNEIAIASVALGARLIEKHVTDSRAAGGIDAGFSLEPPELASLVTQTRRAHAALGSPTIGCSIQDQKQTHFRRSIYASADIQAGEVFSVENLRIVRPSTGLAPKFWEQLIGQKAKRSLSAGTPLGEQDL
- the pseB gene encoding UDP-N-acetylglucosamine 4,6-dehydratase (inverting); the protein is MLEGKTILITGGTGSFGKRCCHELLKYGTPAKIIILSRDELKQYDMATNPAFSGKNIRYFIGDVRDKERLARAMTDVDYVIHAAALKQVPAAEYNPHEFIKTNINGAMNVVDAAIATGVKKVIALSTDKAVNPINLYGATKLCSDKVFISANNYSGKGGTRFSVVRYGNVIGSRGSVIPLFLKQKEEGTLTITKPEMTRFVITVGAGVNFALRSLNDMVGGEIFIPKIPSCSLGDLAKAVAPEAKINVIGLRPGEKLHEAMVPEDEARQTTEQKDRFIIHPSQPYWNYTGDKVHQGKQCPTGFSYSSETNPDQLSIEQIKDLVRRYQEQTLD